A region from the Phycodurus eques isolate BA_2022a chromosome 12, UOR_Pequ_1.1, whole genome shotgun sequence genome encodes:
- the ankzf1 gene encoding tRNA endonuclease ANKZF1, protein MVFDMKPASPDHCSIFDICSQDETLIRLTEVNAVLKQSVNGEPATEKFEDKGSENVREVLDKMVCSACRCSFINREEQMEHYKLDWHRFNLRLKISVKPPVTAEEFERKTGAGDLSSISGSESDSGEEKSDGDEGESSWNAAAGGDNDNLDDIGLMTGRLSSKVVFQDSVGQYLSVYRCILHRKTDEEQDLESCLKSITKRTLWIILMTGGGHFAGAVFQGKEVLQHKTFHRYTVRAKRGTAQGLRDSQNRSHVAKSAGAALRRHNEAALVKDIQDLLEGWGEHLKEASAIFIRAPSYNKTIFYGGRTSPLDKKDTRVRSIPFATRRATFREVQRVHNVLSTVQVYGKDTDMSTFTSVSKKAWKKTAQPGVPLRTEQDEEAIQSSSDEEQGDEIQLEMVEMTIGTRDLKEFDIQPSRHNRRRRRKKEENKHEEEDVGELINPDVDDIGEEDDTPQQTQPKNKNRRKKQAEDAVDDSWEYSLRDALFTACKVGDVDALCCLLNLSGGQPREPSEGKAVDGASPLALLNKHIDSSGFTLLHVASAAAQKAVVRLLLDAGADPACSNNKGKTPYNVSPDKDTRNVFRKYMGDNPDKYDYNKARIPGPLTAEIELMKTEKKKAQKALKKQREKTQEEEKRKQEMELEEKKKFVSLSDREKRALAAEKRLAEQVAATGASLSNVKRCWECGESLLGKIPFQYLDFSFCTPRCVQAHRKANALAGKS, encoded by the exons ATG GTGTTTGACATGAAGCCAGCAAGTCCAGACCACTGCTCCATATTTGACATTTGTTCCCAAGATGAGACCTTAATAAGACTGACAGAAGTAAACGCTGTTCTAAAACAGAGTGTTAACGGAGAGCCAGCCACAGAAA AGTTTGAGGACAAAGGCTCAGAAAATGTCAGAGAGGTCTTGGACAAAATGGTCTGCTCAGCCTGCAGATGCTCCTTCATTAACCGTGAAGAACAG ATGGAACACTACAAGCTCGACTGGCATCGGTTTAACTTGAGGCTAAAGATTTCAGTAAAGCCGCCAGTTACCGCCGAGGAGTTTGAGAGGAAGACTGGGGCTG GGGATTTGTCAAGTATCTCAGGTTCAGAGTCTGACTCAGGGGAGGAAAAATCTGATGGGGATGAGGGAGAATCGAGCTGGAACGCCGCCGCTGGTGGGGATAATGACAACTTGGATGACATCGGCTTAATGACAGGAAGGCTCTCCAGCAAAGTAGTGTTCCAGGATTCAGTGGGACAGTACTTGTCAGTCTACCGCTGCATTCTACACAGAAAG ACAGATGAAGAGCAAGATTTGGAATCCTGTTTAAAGTCCATCACTAAGAGGACATTGTGGATCATCCTCATGACAGGCGGTGGCCATTTTGCTGGCGCTGTATTCCAAGG GAAAGAAGTCCTTCAGCACAAGACCTTCCACCGATACACTGTGCGCGCAAAGAGGGGCACTGCCCAAGGACTCAGGGATTCTCAAAACCGAAGTCACGTGGCAAAATCTGCGGGAGCGGCTCTGAGGCGCCACAACGAAGCAGCGCTAGTCAAG GACATTCAGGATCTCTTGGAGGGCTGGGGAGAACACTTGAAAGAAGCATCTGCCATATTCATACGAGCCCCAAGCTACAACAAGACGATCTTCTATGGTGGACGCACGAGTCCGCTGGACAAAAAGGACACCAGGGTTCGCAGCATTCCCTTCGCCACGCGCAGGGCAACCTTTCGAGAAGTGCAGCGGGTACACAATGTGCTTTCCACAGTTCAGGTTTATG GGAAGGACACTGACATGTCCACTTTCACCAGTGTATCAAAGAAGGCATGGAAAAAGACAGCCCAACCTGGAGTACCACTGAGGACCGAACAAGACGAAG AAGCTATCCAGAGCAGCTCAGATGAGGAGCAAGGAGATGAGATTCAGCTTGAGATGGTGGAGATGACCATTGGAACACGGGACCTCAAGGAGTTTGACATCCAACCCTCTAGACATAataggaggaggagaagaaagaaggaggaaaacaaacatgaagaAGAGG ATGTGGGAGAGCTTATTAACCCAGATGTAGACGACATAGGCGAAGAAGATGACACCCCTCAGCAGACTCAACCGAAGAACAAGAATAGGAGGAAGAAACAAGCTGAGG ACGCAGTGGATGACTCATGGGAGTACAGTCTGAGGGACGCCCTCTTCACAGCCTGCAAGGTTGGGGATGTGGATGCCTTGTGTTGTCTCCTCAATCTTTCCGGAGGACAGCCTCGGGAGCCGTCAGAGGGCAAGGCTGTGGACGGTGCCAGTCCGTTGGCTCTTCTTAATAAGCACATTGACTCTTCGGGGTTCACTTTGCTGCACGTTGCATCAGCGGCTGCTCAGAAAGCTGTAGTCAGGCTGCTGCTGGACGCTGGAGCAGACCCAGCATGCAG TAATAACAAAGGGAAGACCCCATATAACGTCAGCCCCGACAAGGACACGAGGAACGTGTTTCGTAAATACATGGGTGACAATCCTGACAAATATGACTACAACAAGGCTCGG ATACCTGGGCCATTAACAGCAGAGATTGAATTGATGAAGACAGAGAAGAAGAAGGCTCAAAAGGCGCTGAAAAAACAAcgtgaaaagacacaggaggaggagaagaggaaaCAAGAAATGGAActggaggaaaagaaaaagtttgtGTCTTTATCGGATCGAGAAAAG AGAGCTTTGGCAGCTGAGAAGAGGTTAGCAGAGCAAGTAGCTGCAACTGGAGCCAGCCTCTCCAATGTCAA GAGGTGCTGGGAGTGTGGAGAGTCTCTGCTGGGCAAAATCCCATTCCAGTACCTGGATTTTTCTTTCTGCACACCTCGCTGCGTACAAGCACATCGCAAAGCTAATGCTCTAGCAGGAAAAAGCTAA
- the glb1l gene encoding beta-galactosidase-1-like protein, with amino-acid sequence MYAASVLFFVAASCASSSPHGVSAERSFTIDYKNNCFLKDGQPFQYISGSIHYSRIPRFYWKDRLLKMYMTGLNAIQIYVPWNFHETVEGIHNFTGDRDLEHFLDLANQTGLLVLLRPGPYICAEWEMGGLPAWLLQRNNIVLRSADKDFLQAVTNWFAVLLPKMKPWLYINGGNIISIQVENEYGSYYACDYNYMRHLRTLLRYYLGKDPVLFTTDGNTDKEMTCGTLQGLYATVDFGTGDNITEAFNRQRQFEPVGPLVNSEYYTGWLDHWGDEHATVDTQKVSKELAEMLSMGANVNMYMFEGGTNFGYWNGADHDTRFRPVVTSYDYDAPLSEAGDPTEKLLAIRDVIKMFKAIPLGPMPPATPKFAYGFVMLRKVGNISSLLDRLSAGPVHSKYPLTFEDLKQLYGYILYQTALPRDLAEPTPLISPTNGVHDRAYVSVNGVFQGLLERDTVLVINVTGRQGDIVDILVENMGRVNFGSHINDYKGLLGNLILGQDVLTDWKMYPLDIDGAVAAGWPHIVDLPNQTSRPSLGPTFYMGTLQPSGVAWDTFLKLNDWTKGQIWINSVNLGRYWPARGPQQTLYVPGPLLSTTLPNNITVLELEGAPAHLRVLFMDRPLLKAAADK; translated from the exons ATGTACGCGGCGAGTGTCTTGTTCTTCGTGGCAGCGAGCTGTGCAAGTTCTTCTCCCCACGGG GTGTCGGCTGAGCGATCCTTCACTATAGACtataaaaacaattgtttccTCAAAGATGGACAACCCTTTCAGTACATCTCAGGGAGTATTCACTACTCCCGAATCCCACGTTTCTACTGGAAGGATCGGCTGCTCAAGATGTACATGACGGGACTCAACGCCATCCAAAT ATACGTCCCTTGGAACTTCCACGAAACAGTCGAGGGGATCCACAACTTCACAGGAGACAGGGATTTGGAGCATTTCTTGGATCTGGCCAATCAGACGGGCCTTTTGGTGCTCCTGCGCCCAGGCCCGTACATCTGTGCCGAGTGGGAGATG GGTGGGTTGCCGGCATGGTTACTCCAAAGAAACAACATTGTACTACGCTCAGCTGATAAAG ATTTTTTACAGGCAGTCACTAACTGGTTTGCTGTCCTCCTCCCCAAAATGAAGCCCTGGTTGTATATTAATGGCGGAAACATCATTAGCATCCAG GTTGAGAACGAGTATGGAAGCTACTACGCTTGCGACTACAACTACATGCGTCACCTCCGGACTCTGCTGCGATATTATCTGGGCAAAGACCCCGTCCTGTTCACCACTGATGGCAACACGGATAAGGAAATGACATGCGGGACCCTGCAGGGATTATACGCCACTGTGGACTTTGGCACAG GCGACAACATAACTGAAGCCTTCAACAGGCAAAGGCAGTTTGAACCTGTGGGGCCTTTG GTCAATTCAGAGTATTACACTGGCTGGTTGGACCACTGGGGAGATGAGCATGCCACGGTTGATACTCAGAAGGTCAGCAAAGAGCTAGCAGAGATGCTAAGCATGGGTGCTAACGTCAACAT GTACATGTTTGAAGGTGGGACCAACTTTGGCTACTGGAATG GTGCTGACCACGACACCAGATTCCGTCCCGTGGTGACCAGTTACGACTATGACGCCCCGCTATCGGAGGCAGGGGACCCCACAGAGAAGCTGTTGGCCATCCGAGACGTCATTAAAATG TTTAAAGCCATTCCCCTTGGACCCATGCCACCTGCTACTCCCAAATTTGCCTATGGCTTTGTGATGCTAAGAAAG GTGGGCAACATTAGCAGCCTATTGGACAGACTTTCTGCGGGGCCTGTTCATTCCAAGTACCCTTTGACTTTTGAGGACCTCAAACAG TTGTATGGATACATTCTGTATCAGACCGCGTTACCCCGGGACCTCGCCGAGCCCACGCCGCTCATCTCTCCCACCAATGGAGTTCATGACCGGGCGTACGTTTCCGTCAACGGG GTTTTCCAGGGTCTCTTGGAGAGAGACACCGTACTGGTGATTAACGTCACTGGACGGCAGGGGGACATCGTGGACATCCTTGTGGAGAATATGGGCAGAGTTAACTTTGGGAGCCATATCAATGACTACAAG GGTCTCCTTGGCAACCTGATCCTGGGCCAAGATGTATTAACCGACTGGAAGATGTACCCATTGGACATTGATGGAGCCGTTGCTGCTGGATGGCCTCACATTGTTGACCTCCCCAACCAAACGAGCAGACCTTCTCTTGGACCGACCTTCTACATGGGAACATTGCAGCCCAGTGGTGTAGCGTGGGACACCTTTCTCAAGCTAAATGATTGGACAAAG GGTCAGATTTGGATCAATAGTGTAAATCTGGGGCGATACTGGCCAGCCAGGGGGCCGCAGCAGACCCTTTATGTTCCCGGACCCCTGCTTAGCACCACCCTGCCCAACAACATCACAGTACTGGAGCTGGAGGGGGCGCCGGCACATTTAAGGGTGCTCTTCATGGATCGACCGCTCCTCAAAGCCGCAGCTGATAAGTAG
- the hce2l2 gene encoding LOW QUALITY PROTEIN: hatching enzyme 1.2 (The sequence of the model RefSeq protein was modified relative to this genomic sequence to represent the inferred CDS: inserted 6 bases in 3 codons; deleted 4 bases in 3 codons; substituted 2 bases at 2 genomic stop codons), producing the protein MDVIIKANDVQVSHIVVGTSSLREEDIAVSSGKRSEVCFARSCTWSQSVDGHVYMDYSLSPEYCTCTYVSFHLSVTTIDLEAIPTSCVRLIXFRCWSDLGARGRRQAVSLQNLDCLKVGVLSYGFLHTLGFVHEQSPYDRDNYFTIVWPNIWRDRFNIEKFKVTQKXHPPYDYNSILHFGMYAYSRDGEPSITPKNCRHVKLGQASMLSHIDKLKINGFYQCQLVHPYVRFEIISKKVVLASMDVEDISSGTYIQFVPRSRDANFLKVQLRNGRWSFLGRIGGRQTVSMQIPECTWSGAAAHEFXFVHVQSHXDRDRYVTVVWDNVTQEHVRTFHKHETNNLNSTYDYSXVLRYGRYAYSEAGGPTVIPKPNWGARIYIPIVQRDGSSALGIHEIHVFYSRGR; encoded by the exons ATGGATGTCATAATCAAGGCTAATGATGTCCAAG TTTCACATATCGTAGTTGGCACTTCCAGTCTCAGAGAGGAAGACATCGCTGTGTCCTCTGGAAAGCGTTCCGAAGTTTGCTTTGCTCGAAGCTGCACCTGGTCCCAGTCTGTGGACGGACACGTCTACATGGATTACAGCCTTTCTCCTGAATACTGTACGTGTACGTATGTTTCTTTCCATCTTAGTGTAACTACTATAGATTTAGAAGCCATTCCAACATCATGTGTACGGCTCAT GTTTAGGTGTTGGTCCGACCTCGGTGCACGTGGTAGAAGACAGGCCGTGTCTCTGCAGAACCTGGACTGCTTAAAGGTGGGAGTCCTTTCCTATGGATTTCTGCACACCTTGGGCTTTGTGCATGAGCAGTCGCCCTACGACCGGGACAATTATTTCACTATCGTGTGGCCTAACATTTGGAGAG ATCGTTTCAACATTGAAAAATTCAAA GTGACTCAAAAGTGACACCCGCCGTATGACTACAACTCCATCTTGCACTTTGGGAt GTATGCCTACTCTCGGGATGGGGAGCCATCCATCACTCCTAAGAAC TGCAGGCATGTCAAGCTGGGCCAAGCATCAATGCTGAGTCACATTGACAAGCTGAAAATCAACGGGTTTTAtcaat GCCAACTTGTACACCCATACGTCAGGTTTGAGATTATTAGTAAGAAAGTTGTTCTTGCTAGCATG GATGTGGAGGACATATCCTCGGGAACATACATTCAATTTGTTCCACGCTCTCGTGACGCCAACTTCCTAAAAGTGCAGTTGAGGAACGG CCGCTGGTCGTTCCTGGGGCGGATCGGAGGACGCCAGACCGTT TCCATGCAGATCCCCGAGTGCACGTGGTCAGGAGCGGCTGCGCACGAGTT CTTTGTGCACGTACAGTCTCACTGAGACAGAGACCGCTATGTCACCGTTGTTTGGGATAACGTCACGCAAG AACATGTCCGCACCTTCCACAAACATGAGACAAACAACCTCAACAGCACATATGATTATAG TGTCCTGCGTTATGGAAG ATATGCCTACTCTGAAGCTGGTGGACCAACAGTAATCCCCAAACCAAACTGGGGTGCAAGGATCTACATCCCAATTGTGCAACGAGACGGATCCAGTGCTCTTGGTATTCACGAGATACATGTTTTCTATAGCCGTGGTAGGTAA